A genomic region of Phycisphaerae bacterium contains the following coding sequences:
- the lexA gene encoding transcriptional repressor LexA, which yields MTNKRKGQLPSPKQLELLNLMTQFQRDRGYCPSMDEMGQMLGVSKVTVYQHVRALERKGLITRLRHKARSIQVVADKAPAAAPKSGWSLPLMGNIAAGTPIEVYEVADAIDLEQFFAHPERIYALKVEGESMIDEQIRDGDYVVVEPRREATQGETVVARLPDGEITLKKFFREKGRVRLQPANANLKPIYTKQVDILGVVIGLLRKY from the coding sequence ATGACGAACAAGCGAAAGGGCCAGTTACCCTCGCCCAAGCAATTGGAATTGCTCAACTTAATGACGCAGTTCCAGCGGGATCGCGGGTATTGTCCGAGCATGGACGAGATGGGGCAGATGCTCGGGGTCAGTAAGGTCACGGTCTATCAGCACGTTCGGGCGCTGGAGCGCAAGGGGTTGATCACGCGGCTTCGGCATAAGGCCCGGTCGATCCAGGTGGTGGCGGATAAGGCGCCGGCTGCGGCGCCGAAGTCGGGTTGGTCGCTGCCGCTGATGGGCAACATCGCAGCGGGCACGCCGATCGAGGTCTACGAGGTGGCCGACGCCATTGACCTCGAGCAGTTCTTCGCCCATCCGGAGCGGATATACGCCCTGAAGGTCGAAGGCGAATCGATGATCGACGAGCAGATTCGCGACGGCGACTACGTGGTGGTTGAACCGCGGCGCGAGGCGACGCAGGGCGAGACGGTGGTGGCCCGGCTGCCGGACGGCGAGATCACGCTCAAGAAGTTTTTCCGGGAGAAGGGCCGGGTGCGTCTGCAGCCGGCCAACGCGAACCTCAAGCCGATTTACACCAAACAGGTGGACATTCTCGGTGTGGTGATCGGGCTGCTCAGGAAGTACTGA